The nucleotide window TGAACAGTGTTATTATTACTGTGGCAGAATCAGAGCGCATGATTGGCAAACACAGGATGATGGGTTAATTAAAgctgatgaatattaatgagttCTCCAAGTCTAATAGAAAAGTTTAGACTGGCTTCAAATCTTTCTGTTCCATGAATACTTCATTTCTCCTGCGCCTCATGCCACTTATCTGCTGTAAATTATGCAGCGCCGCGTTCAATAGTTTGAAAGGCTAATTAATTGCTTATTTAAAAttctattaattaaaacatttgcatAATGCATTGTGTGTGAGTTAGCTTACTGGAGCCCTGGCAGTGGCCGTATGCAaatcagctgttttattttaagtgTCAGACATGCGTCTTTTCgcctgtatctctctctctctctctctctcgctctctctctcgctctctctctgctGTGATCTGCGAGTTTACATCTTGCTTGTTTATAGCACTGAATAAAGTTGAACAATGCACACTTTTATCCTCACAATTGGAagtaaatgaacaaaacaaacaatgtaaatgactgaaaataaacaaagttaatgactgaaaatgagcactaaataaaagtaaactagcgctgtaaatgaacaataaaaatgcTGGTAATTGATGGTAAATGCACACCATAAGTGACTGTAAATGAGCAAGATGAATTATGTTAAATGAGTAACGTAAATGAACAATAAGtgagtaaataaactgcataaatgATCAACAGTGTGACTGGTGGTAATTGATGGTAAATGAACACTGACTTAACAAACAACGTAAATGAACACCAAGTGATTAAATGAACAACATAAATGATGGTAACTGATGGTAAATAAACACCGTAAGTGACTGTAAACGAGGAACATAAATTATAGTAAATGAACAACATAAATGAACACTTAGTGACTGAATAAACAACGTAATTATGGTAAATGAAAAACATAAATGGTGGTAATTGATTGTAAATGAACTCCAGGTGATTAAATTAACAACGTGAACCTTGAATGAACACTGTAAATGAGCAATGTAAATAAATACTGactaaaaaacaatataaattaaaGCTAAGTGACTAAATGAACAACGTAAATGAACAACTTGAATGAACACTGACTAATTAACCAATGTAAATGATGGAAAATGAACAACCTAAATGGTAGTTATTGATGGTAAATAAACATTGTGACTGTAAATTAACCATGTAAATGATGGAAAATGAACCTAAATGGtgtctataaataataaatgtaaatgatgctaaataaacaatgtaaatgatTGTAAATTAACAACGTAAAAGGTGGTAATTGATGGTAAATAAACACTGTAAGGGATTTTAATTAAGCAATGTAAATTGTGGTAAATGAACAACGTAAATAAACACTGACTAATTGAACAATGTAAATGATGGAAAATGAACAACCTAAATGCTGGTAATTGATGGTAAATTAACACCgttactgtaaattaacaatgtaAATGATGGTAAATGAACCTAAACGCTGATAATTGATGGTAAATAAACACGGTGACTGTAAATGAGCAACATAAATGAACAAGATGACTGTAAATGAACAATGTTAACGAAGGTAAATGAACAATGTAAACGAATTCTGACTAAAGAACAATGTAAATGAACGCTAAGTGACTAAATGAACATCGTAAATGCTGGTAATTGATGGTAAATTAACACCGTGACTGTAAATCAGCTATGTAAATGACGGGTAAATGAACACACTAAATGTACGTAGCTTGCTTGTTTCCAGCATGGAATGAGAGTTGACTAATGCACGCTTTCGTTATCGCACTTGTCGGTGTATAGCTCACTTTTCTTTCTGTGTAATTCTGAGCACAGCTCTCGCCGTTTATTTTCATACAACCAAAACATAAAGCCCGTTTCTGTTGTGTCAGAAAACTAAATCAGGCTGAGCTTTACTCTTACAGTTCTCAGTTTATATTTCGCAATTGCAagaaaaattcatttaaattgaCCAAAGAGAGTTCGTTTCTCTTCATCGCTGTCAGAAAACTGTGAAGTTGCTGCGTTATTTTAGCGTGCTAACCGTTTTTCACTGTTGTTTTTATAGTTGCTGTTTTTAACGTAAACGTAGCGTGATACTGAGCTCAATCCGTCACACCACAATCTGAGAtgttgattaaagattaccaggAAAGAGGATTAATAGTTCTGCTCTGGAACAGCAGCGTGAGCTAACGAAGCGCGTCAGTGTGTCTCGTCAGCGTGTGTTGGAGCTTATCCTGCGGTATGTTCCGTGTTTACGGCTTTAAGTAAAGTTATTAGTCTTGCAGTTTGTTCGTCTGGATGTTGTGTGAATGTGCGACTCTCAGATGATTAGCGATCGCGGTCATTAGCCGACACATTCTTTCATCGTAGCCGTCACTCCTGTTGCATGCTGGGAATGCacccccccaacacacacacacacacacacacacaccccagtaaTTAAAACAGTCACAGTCGGCTGGTAATTGGCCTTGTCTCACTTCTCCCTGGCTGTTGTGCTCGCCTCTCCTCCATCCTAAAAGCTATCCAATTAATATGCTAATGAGCTGATAAATATTTATGAACGTGTTGAATTATGCAGAAAGCTTTCAGAGGTCTGTGTGAAATGAATCGCTCGCAGAACTTCAAAGCGGCGCTCTTCTAATGAGCGACGGGGTGCCAGATTTGCATACGGCTTTAATCAGCTGCATACTGATTAACTCTCATTATGGATGCTGCGCTCCAGCTGTAGTCTTTGTGTTTCGCTCCGCGCCCGATAAACACGCTCGCTGACGCCGGAGCCGCTGCAGTCTGGAGGTAAGCGGTGGCGTTAGCGGTGTGCGCTCGGTTCAGGCGTCAGCAGGACAGGTTTGGGTCGAGCTGATGGACACAGGTGAGTTCATAATTTGGATATTCATGAGCAGCGGCGCGGTGCTGATGCTGCAGCTGATATTGTGTGTTTACCTGATTCACGGTCAGGTTCATCTGTAAAGCGCCTCTTAACTGAATCTGTGTGAAACTGATCTGTCTTCATGTGTTCTGGACAGATTCCAGCGGCTGTCCTGCAGATCTGAGTAAAAACACTATGGAGAGCGCAGCGCAAGGTGAACATGCTTTTCAGGACACACATTAGAACTACAATCAAATCAGACATTCGTTTTTGATATTATTAATgagtttttttgttaatttaatgcaattaatAAGAGTTTTTGACATCATTGAGTGTTTTTCTTAATGTTTTGTCATTAACGAGCatttttgatgtcattattgtgTGTTTTTGATAAGTTGAGGTCATTTAATAAGTGTTTTTGATATCATTTATGACTGTTTTTGCTAATGTTCTGTCATTAATGATtgttttgatgtcattattgagtgtttttaataatttgacttcATTAACGAGTGTTTTCTCCTGTGTGTGCACAGCTCAGACTAACGGTGTGGACGCACAGAAACCCAGTGCAGGTGCAGCATCAGGTGCGGTCGGAGGTGTGCAGGCGCTGCTCCCACAGGTACGTGCTCCATCGCCACAGCGTTTCCATGGCAACATGCAGACGCCGCAGCCTCGCAAAGTTCAGATCTTAATTAAACAGCGCTCCTGTCGCTCGGAAACAGGTGGAGGAGAATATGCAAATCTATGCGGAGTTTATATGCGCTGCATAATGAGGTTTGACTTAACGAGAGGAGcgctccagctccagctccagctcctccCCGCCCGCACAGTTACAGTGAGATCCAGCTGTGCGCCGCTTTAGCCTGCGATGCGCTTCCGCACGCTGCAGTCATGCACACAGAGATGCACAGTTCAGGATTAAACGTGTGGAAAGCTTCTCTGTAGAAAACAGAAAGCACCGGGGTTCTCAGATTTCCCAGAATGCATTGGTTTCCTCAGGGTCATAGTGAGATGCTGTTTGAGGTGTTGTTGAACCGGTATACACTCTAGTGTTGAGTTACTCATAGACAAACACATTTACTGAAGgattttcagtttagtttaaatgacacttttacaCATTTAACATTGATTTATGATAACCCAGATGAGTATTTTCAGAAGTTGTActtgtgtattatactgtatctGTTACAGAGTCTAGCACCGCTGATGAAcgctccagcatactgtatattCGCTGTAGTCCGCTgatgaatgctccagcatactgtatattCGCTGTAGTCCGCTGATGATcgctccagcatactgtatattCGCTGTAGTCCGCTGATGCTGTAGTATGCTGTAGTGTCTGCTGCAGTGCACTGTGGTGTGTTGGTATTGGCTCGTGTGTTTATATGACTGTAGATATGTGATCATAGTAAGTGTAGAATCCACATTAATTTAACTACTTTACTGTATTACAGCTcaaaaacactattaaaatgtcaaaacacTGCAGACGAGCATGCAGCCGTATCTGTTATAGCAGTCAAACctttgatatttgattgattaattagtgaagtttatttatacactaatgtggagaggatcacgtgcttatgattgatcacagccggtcctgcattattcaattcctaattgaccaatcagacgattcctaagccactataaataccctcagctccttatcacagccatcttcattttgaagaatcccccctccaccccagctcctcctcctttcccagatgagtggcacggtggctcagtggttagcactgttgcctcacagcaagaacatctctggttctagtccttaccaagccagctgacgtttctgtgtggagtttacacgttctccccgtgctcacgtgggtttcccctgggttcccccggtttcctcccaccgtccaaaaacatgcagcttaagttaatagcctaatccaaatcagcacatagacatgctgctagtcagtagttttctcttaagagcgatcactatctgttcatctgctactacagcaggggagttctccagatctacctgagctcaaactcccctctcgccttgcaaataggagggagccctgagctcgaggatctcccgggacagcatgccaaacacgctttataatcaatcatcagctgagggcGAACTCTAGAAATGATATTGAAAATGTTCAAAGGCGACACTTATTTGATCAACTCATGAAGATCGTAATTCAGCCAAGATGAAGAAGAAACGTGAAGAGAGACGTCCAGTCTGATTAATCAGCTTATTGTGTTATGATGCTTATTACTGTTGTGTAAttcttcattgtgtgtgtgtgtgtgtgtgtgtgtgtgtgtgtgtagctgaaCTTGACTCCAGCGCAGCTGTTGCAGACGCAGCTCCTGGCCGCGGTGCAGCAGTCGGCAGGCCAGCAGAGCAGCACCACTGGAGCCAGTATCTCCGCCTCCGCAGCCACGCCCATCACCCTGTCACAGCCCATTCAGATCGCCTCTGTAAGTGACTGACAcctctctccaccaatcaggttaTAGATCAGACACACACCCCTCTGCTGCTGTAAAGTGTGCTGCTGTCAGGCCTCACGCTGAACACTGAGCAGACGCTGTAGAGGAGTGCAGTAACTCTGCTCTTCTGCGGGAGATTAAATGTGTGGAGTGAGCCGAGCATTCCTGCATATATGAGTGAGTTTGATAGATTCATGCACTAAAATGGGCGTCACAGTGGTGgccgggcgctccggtttccccacagtccaaacacatgcgctataggggaactgatcaaccacactggccgtagtgtatgaatgagtgtgtatgggtgtttcccagtactgggttgcagctggaagggaatccactgtgtaaaacgtagttggcggttcattccgctgtggccctgatgaataaaggactcagctgaaggaaaatgaatgaatgatagaaaTAATTTTAAGGCTGTGAACCAAATATGATGCAGTGATGCAGTTTACACAGTGTATGATATAGtgttgttaatgtgtgtgtgtgtgtgtgtgtgtgtgtgtgtgtgtgtgtgtgtgtgtgtgtctccagccGCAGGGTCTGAATCTGCCGCAGTTTGTGTTGGTGCAGCCGGGTCACTCCATCAGTACGCAGATTCAGCCGCAGTTCATCCTGTCTCCGTCTGCTCAGGGTCCGACCGGTACGAgggtctctctctgtctctctctctctctctctctctctctcctctctcctctctctctctctctctctctctcgggtCACTCACGCTAACCCACTCTCTCTGTGCTGATCTCAGGTCTGCTGCAGCCGCAGAGTCTGCTGACGTCTCTACCTCAAAGCCAGACTACACAGACCAGCATCGCCCTCACTACAcaggtctgacacacacacacacacacacacacacacacacacacacacacacacacacacacatctaatcGTCTCTTTCTACACAACACTTTTAATAGTTGTTGattattactgtgtgtgtgtgtgtgtgtgtgtgtgtgtgtgtgtgtgtgtgtgtgtgtgtgtgtgtgtgtgtgtgtgtgtgtgtgtgtgtgtgtgtgtgtgtgtgcgcgcaggcaGCCACCCCGACCCGGAAGATCGCCTCCATGCCAGCTCCTGCAGCTCCGACATCGAAGCGTGTGGATGGAGTGTGTGTGGAGGAGGCCGGAGACCTGGAGGAGCTCGAGCAGTTCGCCAAAAACTTCAAGCAGAGACGCATCAAACTGGGCTtcacacaggtgtgtgtgtgatatgacctgtgtgtgtacatttgtttgtgtgtgtgtaacctgacctgtgcgtgtgtgtgtgtgtgtcagggtgaCGTGGGCCTGGCGATGGGCAAACTCTACGGGAATGACTTCAGTCAGACCACCATCTCCAGGTTCGAGGCTTTGAATCTGAGCTTCAAGAACATGTGCAAGCTGAAGCCGCTGCTGGAGAAATGGCTGACCGACGCAGGTGAGAGTCGCACCTTTACCTGTACACACAGCGCTGCAGGGAGTCGTGACTCAGTGATTCAGTGAGTCGTTCGTGAGCACTGATGCTTGCTTTGCTGAGTGAGTCTGTGATGTGCTGCCCTCTGCTGGAGATGAGCTGTACACCACACCATCACCACACACTGCTGTCATCCACTGATGAGTGGTGTGTTCACAGAAACACTCTCAGATGCAGAGattcaaactgtgtgtgtgtgtgtgtgtgtgtgttcctcagaGAACATGTCTTCAGACTGTGTGGTGTCCAGCGCCAGTGAGATGTCTCCAGGTCTCAGTGAGAGTCTGAACCGGCGGAGGAAGAAGAGAACCAGCATCGAGACCAGCATCAGAATCGCTTTAGAGAGGAGCTTTCtggaggtacacacacacacacacacacacacacacacacgcttttcATCACTGCATGTGTAAGTTGAAAGTTTAATGTGTGTTTAATGCATGAGGAGATGATAATTGATGAACAAATGTTGAATTATTAGAGAATAATGAACACCTGAGCTGAGGATACTGTgaagaggagtgtgtgtgtgtgtgtgtgtgtgtgtgtgtgtgtgtgtgtgtgtgtgtgtgtgtgtgtgtgtgtgcatgtgtgtgtgttgtgatgtgatttctgactgttgtAGTTGTGTAATAACTCTAATCATTCAGCGGATTGATATGGAGCactctaaacctgccggaactactttatctgtgcctttatctgacaataaccaaacacctgagtgtgaccatcagccaatcagaatccagcactCAGCAGACCTGTGGTATgaaagtgtgtatttgtgtgtttgatgcctgcctgtgtgtgtgtgacctgcagCAGAGCCAGAAGCCGTCCTCGGAGGAGATCACACTGATTGCGGATCAGCTCAGCATGGAGAAGGAGGTGGTGCGTGTGTGGTTCTGCAACCGCCGGCAGAAGGAGAAGCGGATCAATCCACCCAGCAGCAGCGCAGCGTCTCCTGCATCCGCCATCAAGACCATCTACAGCACACAGACTGCAGCGgtgggcgcacacacacacacacacacacacacacactcctgcatatacacttatttaaattcagATGAGCATTCCTGCATTTAAAGAAACCCTGATTGATGGACTTATTGATCAGTGATTGGTTATCGATATGAAGAAACTCGAGTAACTGCCTGAACACTCGCTCTGTTTGATCATGTTTGATGATTCCTGTTTGTaataattgtatgtgtgtgtgtgtgtgtgtgtgtgtgtgtgtgtgtgtgtgtgtgtgtgtgtgtgtgtgtgtgtgtgtgtgtgtgtgtgtgtgtgtgtgtgtgtgtgtgtgtgtgttcaggtgtccAGCGGCTCGAACACACTGACGGTGAATCCTGTGGTTCCTCTGAGCTCCAGCGGCCTCTCGAACCTCACGCTCAGCggtgcgtctctctctctctctctctgctgcagCTCTGCTTGTCTGAATGCTCACTGACTAGCAAACACCGCTAGCTAATCTGCGCGAGAATCTGCATCTTCTAGAAGTTCAGAGCGTAACTAGTCCCACACTGTTTGGCAGAGACCCTTGAGTGAGGGCTCTAATCGAGCGGGTCACTGAGGAGAGCTGGGCTATGTCTTTTCTAAGGGGTCGGGGGTAAAACGGCCCTGCGGGGGGCAAATATATACACTCAGAAACCCCAATGACTTAACATTGAAGCGAACTGTTTGACATCAGATCTTTGGATCAGAACGTCATTTGGGTGTGGGCTCATTTCACACATATTGTGACATATTGACTTGGTCatcacaccctagcaaccacttacagccCCCTAGCAACCAAAACACAACAATAATTCAGCACAGGAACACTGTAGAAGACTGGGATTGAACACTTTAGACTGGTAAAAATGGGGAGCTTCACCTCATAATCTGCAATTctttaccctagcaaccatttagaataccctagcaaccataaaATCAGATGGATTTAGTCATGTCTCTGCACCAGAGCATCTAATAGAGATGAGGGTGTGCTCTTTTGTTTCAGTGTTTTTAAGTATCACCATTAACTATCAATCACACCCTAGCAACAATTTAGTGCAGCCTAGCAACCATACAGCATATAGCAGAATGCTTATGGCAGTTCCACAACACGATGCTGTTGAAAGCATTGTAGCTCTTCAGAAGAATGATTGTTGTTTCGCACATCGAGGCTGGAGAGTGGTTCTGTGCTGTGGTCATGTGACTCTTTGTGCTGTAGGGGGTGCTCTGGGTCATGTGACCTCCAACACGCCCTCAGTCATCTCCATGGCGCCCGCCATCGCCACGCCTGCACCTGCTGTGACCTCGCAGACCCCGAGCTCCTCCGCCTCCGCTGGTAAACAGGAAATACGCGCTGCCACTTCCTCTGCTGCCACACTCACACAGGGGGCGGGGCCGTTGCTGGTGACGGGCGCAGGACTGGGTGGAGCCAATCTGACTACATTCGCTACGGGTTTGAACCCCACCATCATCACACCGTCACAGCTGGCAcaagggtgagtgtgtgtgtgtgtgtgtgtgtgtgtgtgtgtgtgtgtgtgtgtgtgtgtgtgtgtgtgtgtgtatgtgtgtgtgtgtgtgtgtgtgtgtgtatttgacttCTGCTCTGGGAGACGCACTGAGTTAAGTCTGCAGTTTTGTGATGATCTGATGTTTTTTAGGTCACATGGTGTAATGAAGCTCCGCCCACAGTAAAATATCATTGGTTATCAAATTCATTGTAATATagttatatatttgtgtgtgtgcgtgtgtgtgtgtgcacagggGGGCGCTGCTGAGCCTGGCTCCTGCTCTGGGAAACACACTGAGTCCTGCGCTGATGAACAATAACGCTCTGGCCACTATTCAGGGTAGGAGAGCGCGTCTGTGTGTCGCATTGGCATGATCATACATTATAATAACACACACTACAATCATACAGTGCTGTAGTGTTTATGTaaattaactgtgtgtgtgtgtgtgtgtgtgtgtttgcagctcTTGCGTCAGGCGGTGCTTTCCCCCTGACGTCTATTGATGGGAACACCAGCCTGCTCTTCGCCAACACCAGCGCAGCAAACTCCACCCCCAGCCTGGTGACCACGCCCTTTTTCCTTAATCCATCCGGCCTTTCTTTGCTGCCGGCCAATTTCCTGTCAGCAGGCGGGGCTGGAGGCGGAGCTCTCAACCTGCACCTGACCAGTGATGTGCAGCAGAATCTTGTTGCCACAACGACTAAGGGCGTGGCCCTGGCCTCGAAGGCTCAGTGAGCGTGTGCGGCTCCGCCCCCAATCCTGTTGCTGTTACCAAAAACACTGTGAGCGCAGGGCTGACGCCGCCGCCGCCGGGCTGGACTCTCAGACTAACACCTGAATTAACCAAATACCAGACTCTTTTCCAGCGCCGCTGATCTTTACCAGAGAATATTTGACCTAACAGAGTTTATATTGACTTTATACGagggtttgtgtttttattagcgGCTCTGAGACGAGCCGAGTGCAGATTTATAACCAAAAGCGTGTGATGTTCAGCTGGAGGGTCTGCAGGAGTGTGAGCTCCACGACACTTTATAAAGACGGTTAGAAGCTTTACCTTACTGAGGAACCATGCGGCAGGACACACCACTGTCCCCACAACGCTTCCTCATctacacctgtgtgtgtgtgtgtgtgtgtgtgtgctgttagtTTCTGTCAGGTTTTTACTCTCCTCACACTCAGCGTTAGTGTTCACTACTGTTTCTGAAGCCAaagactggtgtgtgtgtgtgtgtgtgtgtgtgtgtgtgtgtgctgctcctCTGTTCTCCTCAATCATCTGTTCTGACACACACCATGTTAGAGTATATATATAGAAGTGTGTGTGAAGAGTTTATTCAGTGAGTCCCAAAGCAGAACTCCTGTTCAGGATGAAAACCAAAGATTGtgtcctcctcctcttcctcttcctcctcctcctcttctgccTCCTTCATCTGACTGATCTTATAAAGCTGTTCGTTCTGTGAGACCCAGAGGAGCTTCTAGTGTTGATGGAGGAATGGTGAAGTGgcagcgctgtgtgtgtgtgtgtgtgtgtgtgtgatgcagaaGAGctgttctctctcacacacagagcagcgttggtgtgtgtgtgtgtgtgtgtgtgtgtgtgtgtgtgtgtgtgtgtgtgtgtgtgtgtgtgtgtgtgtgtgtgtgtgtgtgtgtgtgtgtgtgtgtgtgtgtgtgtgtgtgtgtgtgtgtgtgtgtgtgtgtgtgtgggtggtcaTTTCTGTAGCTGTGGAGTTCATTAAATGTTTTCTCACACTGTTTCTCAAACTGATCTCCGTCTTCATTGACTGACGCTGGAGTGTGTGTTCCCTCAGTAAGCTCcggctctgcttctgctctcgGTATATTCTGAGCATCATCTCGAGCTTtaactttggtttttatttagtATTGTTGGATAAAAACAGACACTATCATGTTTGCTCAATCTCACATACCCTAAAACATCAGAACAAATCTGGCTCTTATACACTCAACACAATCGGTGAACATGTAAACTTGGTTATTCTGAACATCAGAACATGTGGAGCATTGTGATTGTGGAACATCTGAACATTAAACACTTGGATGTGGAATGTCAGGAACAGTATCGTAGCATGAAAACAGACAACAGCAGCGCATCCCGCCTCAAACACAAAGGAAAAATAGAAACTTTTTTGTAGTAGCTTTAGCCTGCGAGCATTTACAATTTCCCGGATGTTTACAAAGTGAGTTAAACCTGTTCCATCTTAACTAACAGTGTGGggtaaaaaagtaatatattccAATCTGACCCATTTTAATCTTTATAAGaataataacaacacacacatgctctaACTTTAGTATCTTGACTGCATGTGCTGTTATTTTTGATTGGTCTGTCAGGCAGAGCTGACACTATAGTGAATCCTAAAGTGTCCATTACCCCtggagtttctttattctgttcagcACTGAAGCGGAACTCTTCTAACCTTCAGGGTTCAGCAGAATAAGGAAAGTTTATCAAGTTCAACTCAAGACAATTATGCAGAATTGTAAGTTTTGAATGTGAATAATCTTTTTAAGTTTGTATATCACCTTACTTTTCTCCCAACACTGTTAGCCAATCATGTTTCCTCCACATTATCTCCTCCTCACCGGGATCTCTGTCTGACGGGCCACGACGGAGCACACCTCGTACGGGCCGCTGACGGGATTGCACACACGCTTCAGCTTCAGGCAGAG belongs to Danio rerio strain Tuebingen ecotype United States chromosome 1, GRCz12tu, whole genome shotgun sequence and includes:
- the pou2f1a gene encoding POU domain, class 2, transcription factor 1a isoform X2; this translates as MDTDSSGCPADLSKNTMESAAQAQTNGVDAQKPSAGAASGAVGGVQALLPQLNLTPAQLLQTQLLAAVQQSAGQQSSTTGASISASAATPITLSQPIQIASPQGLNLPQFVLVQPGHSISTQIQPQFILSPSAQGPTGLLQPQSLLTSLPQSQTTQTSIALTTQAATPTRKIASMPAPAAPTSKRVDGVCVEEAGDLEELEQFAKNFKQRRIKLGFTQGDVGLAMGKLYGNDFSQTTISRFEALNLSFKNMCKLKPLLEKWLTDAENMSSDCVVSSASEMSPGLSESLNRRRKKRTSIETSIRIALERSFLEQSQKPSSEEITLIADQLSMEKEVVRVWFCNRRQKEKRINPPSSSAASPASAIKTIYSTQTAAVSSGSNTLTVNPVVPLSSSGLSNLTLSGGALGHVTSNTPSVISMAPAIATPAPAVTSQTPSSSASAGKQEIRAATSSAATLTQGAGPLLVTGAGLGGANLTTFATGLNPTIITPSQLAQGGALLSLAPALGNTLSPALMNNNALATIQALASGGAFPLTSIDGNTSLLFANTSAANSTPSLVTTPFFLNPSGLSLLPANFLSAGGAGGGALNLHLTSDVQQNLVATTTKGVALASKAQ
- the pou2f1a gene encoding POU domain, class 2, transcription factor 1a isoform X1, whose product is MADRGSTTQDERSTADSSGCPADLSKNTMESAAQAQTNGVDAQKPSAGAASGAVGGVQALLPQLNLTPAQLLQTQLLAAVQQSAGQQSSTTGASISASAATPITLSQPIQIASPQGLNLPQFVLVQPGHSISTQIQPQFILSPSAQGPTGLLQPQSLLTSLPQSQTTQTSIALTTQAATPTRKIASMPAPAAPTSKRVDGVCVEEAGDLEELEQFAKNFKQRRIKLGFTQGDVGLAMGKLYGNDFSQTTISRFEALNLSFKNMCKLKPLLEKWLTDAENMSSDCVVSSASEMSPGLSESLNRRRKKRTSIETSIRIALERSFLEQSQKPSSEEITLIADQLSMEKEVVRVWFCNRRQKEKRINPPSSSAASPASAIKTIYSTQTAAVSSGSNTLTVNPVVPLSSSGLSNLTLSGGALGHVTSNTPSVISMAPAIATPAPAVTSQTPSSSASAGKQEIRAATSSAATLTQGAGPLLVTGAGLGGANLTTFATGLNPTIITPSQLAQGGALLSLAPALGNTLSPALMNNNALATIQALASGGAFPLTSIDGNTSLLFANTSAANSTPSLVTTPFFLNPSGLSLLPANFLSAGGAGGGALNLHLTSDVQQNLVATTTKGVALASKAQ
- the pou2f1a gene encoding POU domain, class 2, transcription factor 1a isoform 1 (isoform 1 is encoded by transcript variant 1; The RefSeq protein has 1 substitution, 1 frameshift compared to this genomic sequence), giving the protein MESAAQAQTNGVDAQKPSAGAASGAVGGVQALLPQLNLTPAQLLQTQLLAAVQQSAGQQSSTTGASISASAATPITLSQPIQIASPQGLNLPQFVLVQPGHSISTQIQPQFILSPSAQGPTGLLQPQSLLTSLPQSQTTQTSIALTTQEPPRPGRSPPCQAPAAPTPKRVDGVCVEEAGDLEELEQFAKNFKQRRIKLGFTQGDVGLAMGKLYGNDFSQTTISRFEALNLSFKNMCKLKPLLEKWLTDAENMSSDCVVSSASEMSPGLSESLNRRRKKRTSIETSIRIALERSFLEQSQKPSSEEITLIADQLSMEKEVVRVWFCNRRQKEKRINPPSSSAASPASAIKTIYSTQTAAVSSGSNTLTVNPVVPLSSSGLSNLTLSGGALGHVTSNTPSVISMAPAIATPAPAVTSQTPSSSASAGKQEIRAATSSAATLTQGAGPLLVTGAGLGGANLTTFATGLNPTIITPSQLAQGGALLSLAPALGNTLSPALMNNNALATIQALASGGAFPLTSIDGNTSLLFANTSAANSTPSLVTTPFFLNPSGLSLLPANFLSAGGAGGGALNLHLTSDVQQNLVATTTKGVALASKAQ
- the pou2f1a gene encoding POU domain, class 2, transcription factor 1a isoform 2 (isoform 2 is encoded by transcript variant 2; The RefSeq protein has 3 substitutions compared to this genomic sequence); translated protein: MADRGSTTQDERSTADSSGCPADLSKNTMESAAQAQTNGVDAQKPSPGAASGAVGGVQALLPQLNLTPTQLLQTQLLAAVQQSAGQQSSTTGASISASAATPITLTSLPQSQTTQTSIALTTQAATPTRKIASMPAPAAPTPKRVDGVCVEEAGDLEELEQFAKNFKQRRIKLGFTQGDVGLAMGKLYGNDFSQTTISRFEALNLSFKNMCKLKPLLEKWLTDAENMSSDCVVSSASEMSPGLSESLNRRRKKRTSIETSIRIALERSFLEQSQKPSSEEITLIADQLSMEKEVVRVWFCNRRQKEKRINPPPAW